From a single Kryptolebias marmoratus isolate JLee-2015 linkage group LG17, ASM164957v2, whole genome shotgun sequence genomic region:
- the LOC108237157 gene encoding uncharacterized protein LOC108237157 isoform X1: MAGGKQLLLLAAFLPLIRCQQTPTVSMLPDLKQVFPGDLLFLTCSGSSTGEVTWYLNDKVLKSKDKTLKIAAAEPKDSGSYSCEINGKRSANLSLTVLEYAPSASLTIKTGHPVMRTQMSVILKLENDEGLKGWVCRVKRNEVIKKIKLKVNDNPVSLSFQPKQLNVMETVFWCFNEMGESRSNQVIIRTSDKRVSMEMYPLPAVAGESLTLKCLVWGTNKISQSVFYKGNSVFETVQGSESHKIQTMTESEVGSYKCEATYKYVDQTVSNSHTDTSDTQDVPVYASPVRAELSDNMGCSCSRCDSSMLFRYYKKTEDSWKMLDSNESLDSSGTYRCRAVMHNMRTLPSRSVTKSSFSSVLTISVVVILIILVVCGILIWLYRKRRGSEPLYEDVRQKRHGDNKEPEYDTIQLEAAGGRERKGGEYEALKKEDMKEGEYHTVGVEGASGGDGGYQELKKGQKEEVYHTVGDHVAAGPDGGYEALKREKCRSKIMKP, encoded by the exons ATGGCGGGAggaaaacagctgctgctcctggcAG CATTTCTGCCTCTGATAAGATGTCAGCAAACCCCAACCG TCTCCATGTTACCCGACCTGAAGCAGGTCTTTCCTGGAGACTTACTTTTCCTGACATGTTCTGGAAGCTCCACTGGAGAAGTCACTTGGTACTTAAACGACAAAGTGCTAAAGTCAAAAGATAAAACTCTGAAGATAGCGGCTGCTGAACCAAAGGACTCAGGCTCCTATAGCTGCGAGATCAATGGGAAAAGAAGTGCCAACCTTTCACTCACTGTGCTTG AATACGCTCCCAGTGCCTCGCTCACCATCAAGACAGGCCACCCGGTGATGCGCACGCAGATGTCCGTTATCCTGAAGCTTGAAAACGACGAGGGTCTAAAGGGTTGGGTCTGCCGGGTTAAGAGGAATGAGGTGATCAAGAAGATCAAGCTGAAGGTGAATGACAACCCTGTGAGTCTCAGCTTTCAACCCAAGCAACTGAATGTTATGGAGACCGTTTTCTGGTGCTTTAATGAGATGGGAGAATCCAGGAGTAACCAAGTCATAATCAGGACCTCAG ataagAGAGTCTCTATGGAGATGTACCCGCTGCCTGCAGTAGCAGGAGAGAGTCTGACTCTGAAGTGTCTCGTTTGGGGAACAAATAAAATCTCCCAATCTGTTTTTTATAAAGGGAACTCAGTCTTTGAGACAGTTCAGGGATCCGAAAGCCACAAAATCCAAACCATGACAGAGTCTGAAGTGGGATCATATAAGTGTGAAGCAACCTACAAATATGTAGATCAAACTGTTTCAAACTCACACACTGACACTTCTGACACCCAGGATGTGCCCGTCTATG CGAGTCCAGTCAGAGCAGAACTGTCTGACAACATGGGCTGCTCATGTTCACGGTGTGACAGCAGCATGTTGTTCCGGTACTACAAGAAGACCGAGGACTCCTGGAAGATGCTTGACTCCAACGAGAGCCTGGACAGCAGTGGGACGTATCGATGCAGAGCTGTGATGCATAACATGAGGACTTTACCGAGCCGCTCTGTGACCA aatcCAGCTTCAGTTCAGTCCTGACGATTTCAGTTGTTGTCATATTGATCATCCTGGTTGTTTGTGGGATTTTGATTTGGTTGTACAGGAAGAGACGCGGCTCAG AGCCACTTTACGAAGATGTGAGGCAGAAGCGGCACGGCGACAACAAAGAACCCGAATATGACACCATCCAACTGGAAGCAGCGGGCGGCAGAGAGAGGAAAGGCGGGGAATACGAAGCACTGAAGAAAGAGGACATGAAAGAGGGAGAATACCATACTGTGGGGGTGGAGGGAGCATCAGGAGGAGATGGGGGGTACCAGGAGCTGAAGAAAGGGCAAAAGGAGGAGGTGTACCACACTGTGGGAGATCATGTTGCAGCGGGGCCTGACGGAGGTTACGAAGCtttaaagagagagaaatgCAGAAGCAAGATTATGAAACCCTGA
- the LOC108237157 gene encoding uncharacterized protein LOC108237157 isoform X2, producing the protein MAGGKQLLLLAAFLPLIRCQQTPTVSMLPDLKQVFPGDLLFLTCSGSSTGEVTWYLNDKVLKSKDKTLKIAAAEPKDSGSYSCEINGKRSANLSLTVLEYAPSASLTIKTGHPVMRTQMSVILKLENDEGLKGWVCRVKRNEVIKKIKLKVNDNPVSLSFQPKQLNVMETVFWCFNEMGESRSNQVIIRTSDKRVSMEMYPLPAVAGESLTLKCLVWGTNKISQSVFYKGNSVFETVQGSESHKIQTMTESEVGSYKCEATYKYVDQTVSNSHTDTSDTQDVPVYASPVRAELSDNMGCSCSRCDSSMLFRYYKKTEDSWKMLDSNESLDSSGTYRCRAVMHNMRTLPSRSVTKPLYEDVRQKRHGDNKEPEYDTIQLEAAGGRERKGGEYEALKKEDMKEGEYHTVGVEGASGGDGGYQELKKGQKEEVYHTVGDHVAAGPDGGYEALKREKCRSKIMKP; encoded by the exons ATGGCGGGAggaaaacagctgctgctcctggcAG CATTTCTGCCTCTGATAAGATGTCAGCAAACCCCAACCG TCTCCATGTTACCCGACCTGAAGCAGGTCTTTCCTGGAGACTTACTTTTCCTGACATGTTCTGGAAGCTCCACTGGAGAAGTCACTTGGTACTTAAACGACAAAGTGCTAAAGTCAAAAGATAAAACTCTGAAGATAGCGGCTGCTGAACCAAAGGACTCAGGCTCCTATAGCTGCGAGATCAATGGGAAAAGAAGTGCCAACCTTTCACTCACTGTGCTTG AATACGCTCCCAGTGCCTCGCTCACCATCAAGACAGGCCACCCGGTGATGCGCACGCAGATGTCCGTTATCCTGAAGCTTGAAAACGACGAGGGTCTAAAGGGTTGGGTCTGCCGGGTTAAGAGGAATGAGGTGATCAAGAAGATCAAGCTGAAGGTGAATGACAACCCTGTGAGTCTCAGCTTTCAACCCAAGCAACTGAATGTTATGGAGACCGTTTTCTGGTGCTTTAATGAGATGGGAGAATCCAGGAGTAACCAAGTCATAATCAGGACCTCAG ataagAGAGTCTCTATGGAGATGTACCCGCTGCCTGCAGTAGCAGGAGAGAGTCTGACTCTGAAGTGTCTCGTTTGGGGAACAAATAAAATCTCCCAATCTGTTTTTTATAAAGGGAACTCAGTCTTTGAGACAGTTCAGGGATCCGAAAGCCACAAAATCCAAACCATGACAGAGTCTGAAGTGGGATCATATAAGTGTGAAGCAACCTACAAATATGTAGATCAAACTGTTTCAAACTCACACACTGACACTTCTGACACCCAGGATGTGCCCGTCTATG CGAGTCCAGTCAGAGCAGAACTGTCTGACAACATGGGCTGCTCATGTTCACGGTGTGACAGCAGCATGTTGTTCCGGTACTACAAGAAGACCGAGGACTCCTGGAAGATGCTTGACTCCAACGAGAGCCTGGACAGCAGTGGGACGTATCGATGCAGAGCTGTGATGCATAACATGAGGACTTTACCGAGCCGCTCTGTGACCA AGCCACTTTACGAAGATGTGAGGCAGAAGCGGCACGGCGACAACAAAGAACCCGAATATGACACCATCCAACTGGAAGCAGCGGGCGGCAGAGAGAGGAAAGGCGGGGAATACGAAGCACTGAAGAAAGAGGACATGAAAGAGGGAGAATACCATACTGTGGGGGTGGAGGGAGCATCAGGAGGAGATGGGGGGTACCAGGAGCTGAAGAAAGGGCAAAAGGAGGAGGTGTACCACACTGTGGGAGATCATGTTGCAGCGGGGCCTGACGGAGGTTACGAAGCtttaaagagagagaaatgCAGAAGCAAGATTATGAAACCCTGA